The Sphingobacterium bambusae genome includes a window with the following:
- a CDS encoding Rpn family recombination-promoting nuclease/putative transposase has translation MKTHAYMDLTTDYAFKRVFASENNKDLLISLINAVLGGRRNVVDLSYERNEHVGEVTAIGTIILDLCCTADDGTKFIIEVQRSPQLNFKRRMLYYGSKLIVDQAPTGDRKSWNYDVSAVYVIALMEGFVFTDDPDSKDVRSAIYLCNSDTGSVFYEDLCFIYIQLFNFTKADDALKSDLDTWLYLLKNMPRMTGYPPQLLEQPLFEKLFNVAQYSKLDKEERMMYDVSLKRKWDQEAVRQLQERQLETAIKQSLDEGIKKGLETGVKRGIKEGVEKGMKAGVEKGMKAGVEKGMKAGVEKGMKAGVEKGMKAGVEKGIEKGKALGIEEGIAHRNASIVRKLISHGDWSDEYIADLAEVSINYVHCVRKEIADEEGRS, from the coding sequence ATGAAAACACATGCTTACATGGATTTGACGACAGATTATGCTTTTAAGCGGGTTTTTGCGTCAGAAAATAACAAGGATTTATTAATCAGTCTCATCAATGCCGTGCTGGGAGGCCGGCGAAATGTGGTGGATCTTTCCTATGAGCGAAATGAGCATGTTGGGGAAGTCACTGCGATCGGTACGATTATTTTGGATCTATGTTGTACGGCGGATGATGGTACCAAATTTATTATTGAAGTGCAGCGAAGTCCGCAATTAAATTTCAAACGACGGATGCTGTACTATGGCAGTAAACTTATTGTTGACCAAGCGCCAACAGGAGATAGGAAATCATGGAATTATGATGTTAGCGCCGTCTACGTTATCGCCTTAATGGAAGGTTTTGTTTTTACAGATGACCCGGATTCGAAAGATGTTCGGAGTGCTATCTATTTGTGTAACAGTGATACAGGTTCGGTTTTTTATGAGGATCTATGTTTTATTTATATACAATTGTTTAACTTTACAAAAGCAGATGATGCTTTGAAAAGCGATTTGGATACCTGGCTTTACCTATTGAAAAATATGCCGCGTATGACCGGTTATCCACCTCAATTACTGGAACAACCTTTGTTTGAGAAGTTATTTAACGTAGCGCAATATAGTAAATTAGACAAGGAGGAACGTATGATGTACGATGTTAGTTTAAAGCGAAAATGGGATCAGGAAGCTGTTCGGCAATTGCAGGAACGACAGTTGGAGACGGCGATTAAGCAGAGCCTTGATGAAGGGATAAAGAAAGGCTTGGAAACCGGCGTCAAACGAGGGATTAAAGAAGGCGTTGAAAAGGGAATGAAGGCAGGCGTTGAGAAAGGAATGAAGGCAGGCGTTGAGAAAGGAATGAAGGCAGGTGTTGAGAAAGGAATGAAGGCAGGTGTTGAAAAAGGAATGAAGGCAGGTGTTGAAAAGGGAATAGAAAAGGGGAAGGCGCTAGGTATTGAGGAAGGAATTGCGCATCGAAATGCTTCGATAGTCAGGAAATTAATTAGCCATGGAGATTGGTCGGATGAATACATTGCAGATCTTGCAGAGGTGTCGATCAATTATGTGCACTGCGTACGAAAAGAAATCGCGGATGAAGAGGGCAGGTCGTAA
- a CDS encoding helix-turn-helix transcriptional regulator yields MGKKDHLLADLWNTYPEVISSQPYFPADFHIGHYISEVVATGSFYSYVIQLADYSLHFVDPAARTLHPLQSLPTQLADITSLIHPDDLGFVLAAEKAGLEKIRSLGFEHSLQLKCAYCFRMQVHDGSYHLFHHQALHLSKDEEGRVSFSLNIHTDIQHITAVNNKIVLISGIEGRNDYWQIDLSEKHKAPMPLLSRREMEVLGLLAQGYSSKQIGQRLFISELTVRVHRKNLLKKTNSSKSGNLVKKCYELGLL; encoded by the coding sequence ATGGGCAAAAAAGATCATTTGCTTGCTGATTTATGGAATACGTATCCGGAGGTTATTTCCAGCCAACCCTATTTTCCGGCAGATTTCCATATCGGCCACTACATTAGTGAAGTCGTGGCCACCGGCTCATTCTATTCCTACGTTATCCAACTCGCCGACTACAGCCTTCATTTTGTCGATCCGGCAGCACGTACACTCCATCCTCTCCAAAGCCTCCCAACGCAGCTTGCTGATATCACCTCCCTAATTCATCCCGACGACCTCGGCTTTGTTTTGGCCGCCGAAAAAGCAGGTTTAGAAAAAATCCGCAGCTTAGGCTTCGAGCATAGCCTGCAGCTCAAATGCGCCTACTGCTTTCGCATGCAGGTGCACGACGGCAGCTACCATCTTTTTCATCATCAAGCCCTGCATCTCTCCAAAGACGAGGAAGGCCGCGTCAGCTTTAGCCTCAACATCCACACAGACATACAGCACATCACGGCCGTCAACAATAAAATTGTTTTGATTAGTGGTATAGAAGGGCGCAATGATTATTGGCAGATCGATCTCTCGGAAAAACACAAAGCACCTATGCCCTTGCTATCAAGGCGAGAAATGGAAGTCTTAGGCCTGCTGGCACAAGGCTACTCCAGCAAGCAAATTGGTCAGCGCCTATTTATTTCCGAGCTCACCGTCCGCGTGCATCGCAAGAACCTGCTCAAGAAAACCAACAGCTCCAAAAGCGGAAATCTTGTCAAAAAATGTTATGAATTAGGTTTGCTTTAA
- a CDS encoding aldose 1-epimerase family protein, with protein sequence MYSLDNDHLHIDIAPEGAELRSLLSKADGREYMWQRDAAYWPKSSPLLFPIVGELKNGQYLFEGQWYKLPKHGFARDRTFAVLEQKPQEITFVLEADAESKAMYPFDFRLLLRYVLQGHTLSCSYELQNKGDDPLYFSLGGHPAFQLNLSNGKHFADYYLVFGKDHALTRYFLKKGLLDTQAEWQPLEGIRLPLRANMFDKDAWVLKDLRSSNVLLQNRQGDYRLDFQFSGFPYFGLWAPSGAPFICLEPWCGVNDTQQHAGDLRQKEGIVELEGNGRWRRTWSVTVGL encoded by the coding sequence ATGTATAGCTTAGATAACGACCACCTGCATATAGACATTGCCCCGGAAGGAGCGGAACTGCGATCGCTGTTGTCGAAGGCGGATGGACGTGAATATATGTGGCAGCGCGATGCGGCCTATTGGCCGAAATCTTCGCCCCTGCTGTTTCCCATTGTGGGCGAGCTAAAAAATGGACAATACCTGTTCGAAGGACAATGGTATAAGCTGCCCAAGCATGGCTTTGCGCGGGATCGTACTTTTGCTGTGTTGGAGCAGAAACCGCAGGAGATTACCTTTGTGCTCGAAGCTGATGCGGAGTCAAAGGCGATGTATCCCTTTGATTTTCGCTTGCTGCTGCGCTATGTGCTGCAGGGGCATACGCTTTCGTGCAGCTATGAGTTGCAGAACAAGGGGGATGATCCGTTGTACTTTTCGTTGGGAGGCCACCCGGCATTTCAACTAAACCTTTCAAACGGAAAGCATTTCGCTGACTATTACCTGGTTTTTGGGAAAGACCATGCGCTGACGCGCTACTTTCTAAAAAAAGGCTTGTTGGATACGCAAGCCGAATGGCAGCCGTTGGAGGGGATACGCCTGCCCTTGCGGGCTAATATGTTTGACAAAGATGCTTGGGTGTTGAAGGACTTGCGTTCCAGCAATGTGCTGCTGCAGAATAGGCAAGGCGACTACAGGCTTGACTTTCAGTTTTCCGGCTTTCCGTATTTTGGATTGTGGGCGCCTAGCGGTGCACCATTTATCTGCTTGGAACCTTGGTGTGGCGTGAACGACACGCAACAACATGCGGGCGACTTGCGGCAGAAGGAGGGAATTGTGGAGCTGGAAGGCAACGGGCGCTGGCGACGAACCTGGTCGGTTACCGTGGGGCTCTAA
- a CDS encoding SusC/RagA family TonB-linked outer membrane protein: protein MWKADKLKLKASRAWVIPLALVAASYGQVHANSALYREADATVQNQQTIRGIIIDATTKQPVVGVTVGVKGTSGGTQTDAEGRFSLQASKGQVLVVSFIGYQGQEITVGDNTTLTISLVNAENQLEDVVVTALGIMREKKSLGYSTTTVKGDEFTQSRDANLGNALTGKVAGVSVAGNATGMGGSSRVIIRGAASMTGNNQPLYVVDGIPLNNQNQGSAGQWGGMDMGDGMNAINADDIESIQVLKGAAASALYGFRGGNGVIMITTKSGKGQQGLGIEVNNNFTVNSIYDYRDFQTTYGQGLQGVKPGSSEAAFDTYNQSWGAVLDGSNAVNRLDKSYAYSNVDNWKNFYRSGLTNQTSVAVSGSDEKSTFRLGLNNIHETPILPNSSSNQRGANLNTTYKITPKVTLGMNLNYMFEFVKNRPNLSDGNGNTNATLLYLANGYDVTWLDAAVDAAGKELQPGNNVYFNNPYFLQYNKSNNSTRKRLTGGFNLRYDITDWLYVQGAATRDGFNLAFKQIQPKGAAADPNGFINEYNKEFEETNFNYLIGAKKNVGDFSISATVGGNALKSKNETWGTDGGIRPFIVDGVYNTGNVAAGTRTFKKVFQEFAVNSVYGTADFGFRDFLFLNLSARNDWYSTLDPANNGYVYPAASLSYVFSDHLSLPEWINMGKFRLSRAAASNGTDPYQRLLTYRTLSYEILERPVGTINNETIPNRDLKPVRISEWEAGLNMEFFNNRFGLDLAVYKKNTTDDIVRVTTSSASGYSTAIKNIGELQNRGIEALVYGDIIRKENFKWRGSVNFGFNDSEVQNLGGQTNLIVEGGQSNGGNASIQQIVGLNYGQIVGYKYKTDASGNRIFDANGLPVRSDKVEILGNGVYRFTGGLRNDFSYKNFSLGALLDVKLGAKIYSGTNYNLYGTGLHKATLEGREGGIVGQGVTATGEVNTKSIDAQTYWKHVVNQNITEEFVYDAGFVKLREISFGYTLPTAMLSKTPFRAASFSLVGRNLWTIHKSTPNIDPESAYSNGNAQGLELNGNPYTRNVGFNLNLKF, encoded by the coding sequence ATGTGGAAAGCTGACAAACTTAAATTGAAAGCGAGCAGAGCTTGGGTTATTCCTTTGGCTTTGGTTGCGGCAAGTTATGGTCAAGTACACGCAAATTCGGCATTATATCGCGAAGCGGATGCCACTGTACAAAACCAACAAACTATCCGGGGAATAATTATTGATGCAACAACAAAGCAACCGGTTGTTGGTGTGACGGTAGGGGTGAAAGGAACGAGTGGCGGCACACAAACGGATGCAGAAGGACGTTTCTCGCTACAGGCGAGCAAGGGCCAAGTGCTGGTGGTAAGCTTCATCGGCTACCAAGGGCAAGAAATTACCGTAGGCGACAACACGACATTAACCATCTCCTTGGTGAACGCAGAAAACCAATTGGAAGATGTAGTGGTAACGGCGCTCGGTATTATGCGTGAGAAAAAATCATTGGGTTACTCTACAACTACGGTTAAAGGTGACGAGTTTACGCAATCACGTGATGCAAACTTGGGAAATGCACTAACGGGTAAGGTTGCCGGGGTGAGCGTGGCAGGTAACGCAACAGGTATGGGCGGTAGTAGCCGGGTGATTATCCGCGGTGCTGCATCCATGACAGGTAATAATCAACCCCTTTATGTGGTTGACGGGATTCCATTGAACAACCAAAACCAAGGTTCTGCTGGTCAGTGGGGTGGGATGGACATGGGGGATGGTATGAATGCCATCAATGCCGATGATATCGAGAGTATCCAAGTATTGAAAGGTGCTGCTGCATCGGCACTATACGGTTTCCGTGGCGGTAACGGGGTCATCATGATCACAACAAAATCTGGAAAAGGACAACAAGGTTTAGGTATTGAGGTGAACAACAACTTTACCGTAAACAGTATCTACGATTACCGAGATTTCCAGACAACTTACGGGCAAGGCCTACAGGGGGTTAAGCCTGGAAGTAGTGAGGCTGCCTTTGATACATACAACCAAAGCTGGGGTGCTGTCTTGGACGGTAGCAACGCGGTAAACCGCTTGGATAAAAGCTATGCATATTCAAACGTAGACAATTGGAAGAACTTCTACCGCAGTGGATTGACCAACCAGACTTCTGTTGCTGTAAGCGGAAGCGATGAGAAGTCGACCTTTCGATTGGGTTTAAATAACATCCACGAAACACCGATTCTTCCTAATTCGAGTTCGAACCAACGCGGAGCAAACTTAAATACGACGTATAAAATTACGCCAAAGGTGACCTTGGGCATGAACTTGAACTATATGTTCGAGTTTGTGAAGAATAGACCCAATCTATCGGATGGTAATGGAAATACGAACGCAACGCTTTTATATCTAGCAAATGGTTATGATGTGACTTGGTTGGACGCTGCGGTTGATGCTGCAGGCAAGGAACTACAGCCCGGGAATAATGTATACTTTAATAACCCGTACTTCTTACAATATAATAAGTCCAATAACTCGACAAGGAAAAGATTAACGGGTGGATTTAATCTACGTTATGATATCACAGATTGGTTATATGTGCAGGGAGCGGCGACACGCGACGGATTTAACTTGGCCTTCAAGCAGATCCAGCCTAAAGGTGCTGCAGCTGATCCAAATGGCTTCATCAATGAGTATAACAAGGAATTTGAAGAGACCAACTTTAACTATTTGATCGGTGCCAAAAAGAATGTAGGTGATTTCTCTATTTCGGCAACAGTCGGTGGAAATGCACTGAAATCCAAAAATGAGACTTGGGGCACAGATGGGGGGATTCGTCCGTTCATCGTTGACGGCGTATATAATACGGGAAACGTCGCTGCAGGAACACGTACATTTAAGAAAGTATTTCAAGAGTTCGCGGTAAATTCTGTTTACGGGACTGCCGATTTTGGTTTCCGTGATTTTTTATTCTTGAACTTGTCAGCACGTAATGACTGGTATTCTACGCTTGATCCTGCTAACAACGGCTATGTATATCCGGCAGCGAGTTTGAGTTATGTATTTAGCGATCATTTAAGCCTACCTGAATGGATCAATATGGGTAAGTTTCGTTTATCGCGTGCAGCAGCGTCCAATGGAACAGACCCTTACCAACGCTTGTTGACTTATCGAACCTTATCCTATGAGATATTGGAGCGTCCGGTAGGTACCATAAACAACGAAACCATTCCTAACAGAGATCTGAAGCCTGTGCGCATTTCAGAATGGGAAGCTGGTTTGAACATGGAATTCTTCAACAACCGCTTCGGGTTGGATTTGGCTGTATACAAAAAGAATACAACAGACGACATCGTCCGTGTAACGACGAGCTCGGCTTCTGGCTATTCGACGGCAATAAAAAATATTGGTGAACTACAGAATAGAGGTATTGAGGCGTTGGTGTATGGTGATATCATCCGTAAAGAAAACTTTAAATGGCGCGGCTCTGTGAATTTTGGATTTAATGACAGTGAAGTCCAAAATTTGGGCGGTCAGACAAATCTGATTGTAGAAGGTGGACAGTCTAATGGCGGAAATGCATCAATCCAACAGATTGTAGGCCTCAACTACGGACAAATTGTTGGCTATAAATACAAGACGGATGCAAGCGGAAATCGTATATTCGATGCCAATGGCTTACCTGTTCGTTCGGATAAGGTAGAGATTCTCGGCAATGGCGTCTATCGTTTTACTGGTGGTTTACGTAACGATTTCAGTTATAAAAATTTCAGCTTAGGCGCATTGTTGGATGTTAAATTAGGCGCGAAGATCTATTCGGGAACAAACTATAACTTGTATGGGACAGGATTGCATAAAGCTACCTTGGAAGGTCGTGAGGGAGGTATTGTTGGTCAAGGTGTAACAGCTACGGGTGAAGTTAATACGAAGTCGATCGATGCACAAACTTACTGGAAGCACGTCGTTAACCAAAATATTACGGAAGAATTTGTGTATGATGCGGGCTTTGTTAAACTGCGTGAAATTTCTTTTGGATATACACTGCCGACAGCAATGCTTTCAAAAACACCGTTTAGAGCAGCATCTTTCTCATTAGTTGGACGTAACTTGTGGACTATTCACAAAAGTACGCCAAATATTGATCCAGAATCGGCCTACAGTAACGGCAATGCACAAGGTTTAGAATTGAATGGTAATCCCTATACAAGAAATGTGGGTTTTAACCTTAATTTGAAGTTTTAG
- a CDS encoding mannose-1-phosphate guanylyltransferase, with translation MSNTVHVILSGGVGSRLWPLSRKSNPKQYLNLFKEGSLFGMTVLRNRSLCNKVMVVGNCDNYQLSKEVLNSQGVEYVDIVEATPRNTAAAIAFAAFAAAPDDILVVTPSDHVIVGEDDYNSAIQTGIEKAKEGYIITFGIKPTRPETGYGYIEYEGDKVLSFREKPNHDTAEDFIERGNFLWNSGMFCFRADTFLTELQQFEPKVYATALAAWQHQKDGRLDESLSKKIPSISVDYAVMERSKKIRVVATQFQWSDLGSFESLYDYLRSTGYTVDENGNMIIGSDIYTAFVGLKNTIVVYTDDALLFVQKEKSQDVKKVYNTLEKHQSKLID, from the coding sequence ATGAGCAATACAGTACACGTAATATTATCGGGCGGCGTTGGGAGCCGGCTATGGCCTTTATCCCGGAAGAGCAACCCGAAGCAGTACCTGAATCTATTTAAGGAGGGATCTTTATTTGGGATGACGGTGCTTCGTAACCGCAGTTTATGCAACAAGGTGATGGTGGTTGGCAACTGCGACAATTACCAATTGAGTAAAGAAGTGCTGAATAGCCAAGGGGTGGAGTATGTGGATATCGTGGAAGCGACACCACGAAACACGGCAGCAGCTATAGCCTTTGCGGCCTTTGCGGCAGCACCGGACGATATTTTGGTGGTGACGCCATCGGACCACGTGATTGTGGGGGAAGATGATTATAATTCGGCCATACAAACGGGAATCGAGAAGGCGAAAGAAGGCTATATCATCACCTTTGGGATAAAGCCCACACGTCCGGAAACGGGCTACGGCTACATTGAATATGAAGGCGATAAGGTGCTTTCTTTCCGCGAGAAGCCAAACCACGATACGGCGGAGGACTTTATCGAGCGGGGTAACTTTCTGTGGAACTCGGGGATGTTCTGTTTCCGTGCGGATACTTTTTTGACGGAACTGCAGCAGTTTGAGCCGAAGGTGTATGCCACGGCATTGGCGGCTTGGCAACACCAGAAAGATGGTCGCCTAGACGAGAGCCTGTCTAAGAAAATTCCTTCTATCAGCGTGGATTACGCCGTGATGGAGCGCTCGAAGAAGATCCGTGTGGTGGCCACGCAGTTTCAGTGGTCTGACCTAGGGTCTTTCGAATCGTTGTATGACTACCTGCGCTCGACGGGCTATACGGTAGATGAAAACGGAAATATGATCATCGGATCGGATATTTATACGGCTTTTGTAGGACTGAAAAATACGATTGTTGTGTATACCGATGATGCTTTGCTGTTTGTACAGAAGGAAAAGTCGCAAGATGTGAAAAAGGTGTACAATACCCTAGAGAAGCATCAGTCGAAGTTGATTGACTAG
- a CDS encoding adenylyltransferase/cytidyltransferase family protein: MKIGITFSAFDLLHAGHIKMLEDAKEQCDFLICGLQTDPTLDRPEKNKPTQTVVERYIQLKGCKHVDQIVPYATEQDLEDILRSFNVQVRILGDEYKEKNFTGRQYCEEKGIELYFNSRDHRFSSSGLRRTVAEKEREKNGNVVAIAEGTKKKARG, translated from the coding sequence ATGAAAATCGGAATTACTTTCTCCGCATTTGATCTCCTACACGCGGGGCATATCAAAATGCTTGAAGATGCTAAGGAACAGTGTGATTTCTTAATCTGCGGCCTGCAGACAGACCCTACCTTGGATCGACCAGAGAAAAACAAACCTACACAGACCGTGGTGGAACGCTATATACAACTGAAAGGCTGTAAGCATGTGGATCAGATTGTTCCCTATGCGACGGAACAGGATTTGGAAGATATCTTGCGCTCTTTTAATGTGCAGGTTCGTATCTTGGGCGATGAATACAAAGAGAAGAACTTTACAGGTCGCCAATATTGCGAAGAAAAGGGAATAGAGCTGTATTTCAACAGCCGCGACCACCGTTTTTCGAGCTCGGGACTGCGCCGCACGGTGGCGGAAAAAGAACGCGAGAAAAACGGCAATGTGGTGGCTATTGCCGAAGGAACTAAAAAGAAGGCTAGGGGATAG
- a CDS encoding NAD-dependent epimerase/dehydratase family protein — protein MQYKKILVTGAAGFIGFHVCRLLLEQGLRVVGLDNINDYYDPQLKYARLQALGLAQRDAKQWNSVVAVGDGAFRFIRMNIEDRAALPAFFAAEKCDAVIHLAAQAGVRHSLKHPEAYVDSNIVGFLNVLECCRQQAVQHLLYASSSSVYGENAKVPFAEDDCVDYPVSIYAATKKANELMAHSYSHLFQLPTTGLRFFTVYGPWGRPDMAPMLFASAIAEGREIHLFNHGEMSRDFTYIDDICQGIYLALQHPQLAENPYQILNVGNGKPVQLADFIAALESAMGKTTRKKMLPMQVGEVPRTWADTSKLAALGYASKTLVPVGVQRFVDWYRGYNANGGEDCSQ, from the coding sequence ATGCAATACAAAAAAATACTTGTGACCGGTGCGGCCGGTTTTATTGGTTTCCATGTCTGTAGGCTGTTGCTGGAGCAGGGGCTGCGGGTTGTGGGGCTGGATAATATCAACGATTATTATGATCCGCAGCTTAAATATGCGCGTCTTCAAGCCTTGGGGCTGGCACAGCGGGATGCGAAACAATGGAATAGCGTAGTGGCGGTAGGCGATGGGGCCTTTCGCTTTATACGCATGAATATTGAAGACCGGGCAGCGCTGCCTGCGTTCTTTGCGGCGGAGAAATGTGATGCGGTGATTCACCTGGCGGCACAGGCGGGGGTGCGGCACAGCCTGAAACACCCGGAGGCTTATGTGGATAGTAACATCGTGGGCTTTCTGAATGTATTGGAATGCTGCCGGCAGCAGGCGGTGCAACACTTGCTGTATGCCTCGAGCTCTTCGGTGTATGGCGAGAATGCCAAGGTGCCTTTTGCGGAGGATGACTGTGTGGACTATCCGGTAAGTATTTATGCGGCGACCAAGAAGGCCAACGAGCTGATGGCACACAGCTACAGCCACCTTTTTCAGCTGCCGACAACGGGCTTACGTTTTTTTACGGTATATGGCCCTTGGGGTCGCCCGGATATGGCGCCTATGCTCTTTGCCTCGGCAATAGCGGAGGGTCGCGAAATACATCTCTTCAACCACGGAGAGATGTCGCGCGATTTTACGTACATCGATGATATCTGCCAAGGGATATACCTGGCGCTTCAGCATCCGCAGCTGGCGGAGAATCCGTATCAGATACTGAATGTGGGAAATGGGAAGCCTGTGCAGCTGGCGGATTTTATTGCCGCCTTGGAAAGCGCCATGGGCAAAACTACCCGTAAAAAGATGCTGCCGATGCAGGTGGGCGAGGTGCCACGCACTTGGGCGGATACGAGCAAGCTGGCTGCCTTGGGCTATGCCAGCAAGACCTTGGTGCCCGTAGGGGTGCAGCGCTTTGTGGATTGGTATAGGGGGTATAATGCCAATGGCGGCGAAGACTGCTCACAGTGA
- a CDS encoding SusD/RagB family nutrient-binding outer membrane lipoprotein — protein MKRKLLYILAACGFSFTACSDFGDLNVDPEVIDAERMDFKLMFTNVQQYAYGTEYEAWRNGLIYISTMIQHTSSVESYWNGDKYLYNPDYNAAFWDRMYPNGIRDAVDLLENWKDDPAYATEYQMARILKVFLFHRMTDLYGDVPYSEAGKGFHELNGYPKYDSQQVIYMDMLKELQEAAVNLDKKSSTIGDADIIYKGDVVLWQKFAYSLMLRLGMRLSKVDQAAARTWVNTAVAGGLFESNAESALIKHTGGVTANNSAEPFGKVYVHEDPNAYRMSESFINLLKNTKDPRLSFLATVVENPRIKVDEAAFSRGDTTASKQIGMPNGYDQLEGATDIDRYPLYPGSMNSYSVANRYTYAKLNAPTFLVTYAENQLLLAEAAQRGWIATGTAKSYYDAGVTAAMKQFTQFDIAGISDAAIQAYLVANPFNEATALQQINTQYYINTFSDEYESFANWRRSGFPVLTPVNYIGNVTNGTIPRRFTYPVSESTVNTANYQEAVGRLNNGDVMTSRVWWDVAN, from the coding sequence ATGAAAAGGAAATTATTATATATCCTCGCTGCTTGTGGCTTTAGCTTTACCGCTTGTAGCGATTTTGGTGATCTAAATGTCGATCCCGAAGTAATCGATGCCGAACGGATGGATTTTAAGCTGATGTTTACGAATGTACAACAGTATGCTTACGGAACGGAATATGAGGCTTGGCGTAATGGCTTGATTTATATCAGCACGATGATTCAGCACACATCTTCTGTAGAAAGTTATTGGAACGGTGATAAATATTTATATAACCCAGATTACAATGCTGCTTTTTGGGATCGCATGTATCCAAATGGTATCCGGGACGCAGTTGACTTGTTGGAAAATTGGAAAGATGATCCAGCTTATGCTACGGAATATCAGATGGCGCGCATCTTGAAAGTATTTCTGTTTCACCGTATGACTGATTTATACGGAGATGTGCCATATTCCGAGGCGGGAAAAGGGTTTCATGAGTTGAACGGTTATCCAAAGTATGACAGTCAGCAAGTGATCTATATGGATATGCTTAAAGAACTACAGGAAGCTGCAGTGAATCTAGACAAAAAGTCTTCTACGATTGGGGATGCTGATATTATCTACAAAGGAGATGTCGTACTTTGGCAAAAATTTGCCTATTCGTTGATGTTGCGTTTAGGGATGCGCCTATCGAAGGTTGACCAAGCAGCTGCTCGCACTTGGGTAAATACTGCGGTAGCGGGAGGTCTTTTTGAAAGTAATGCTGAAAGTGCTTTGATTAAACATACAGGGGGAGTAACAGCGAACAATAGCGCTGAACCTTTTGGGAAAGTTTATGTACATGAAGACCCTAACGCTTATCGGATGAGCGAATCTTTTATTAACCTCTTAAAAAACACAAAAGATCCTCGTTTGTCATTTTTAGCAACGGTGGTAGAAAATCCTCGTATAAAGGTTGATGAAGCCGCATTTTCTAGAGGTGATACCACGGCTAGTAAACAAATTGGTATGCCAAATGGTTACGATCAACTGGAGGGTGCTACAGATATTGACAGATATCCTCTTTATCCGGGTTCCATGAATAGTTACTCGGTAGCCAATCGTTATACTTACGCTAAGCTAAATGCGCCAACGTTTTTGGTAACGTATGCGGAAAATCAGCTGTTGCTTGCGGAAGCTGCACAACGTGGTTGGATTGCAACCGGAACGGCAAAGTCTTACTACGATGCCGGTGTTACTGCGGCAATGAAACAATTCACACAGTTTGATATAGCTGGTATTAGTGATGCAGCTATTCAAGCTTACTTGGTTGCCAATCCTTTTAACGAGGCAACTGCTTTGCAGCAAATCAATACGCAGTATTATATCAATACGTTCTCTGATGAGTACGAATCGTTTGCAAACTGGAGACGTTCCGGATTTCCCGTACTTACACCGGTAAATTATATTGGTAATGTGACTAATGGAACTATACCGAGACGTTTTACATATCCGGTATCGGAGTCTACGGTAAACACGGCCAATTATCAAGAAGCGGTAGGTCGGTTGAATAACGGCGACGTTATGACTTCCCGTGTATGGTGGGATGTTGCTAACTAA
- a CDS encoding adenylyltransferase/cytidyltransferase family protein: MRIGITFGVFDLLHAGHIMMLEEAKRNCDYLIVGLNTDPSEVDPTKNKPTQTVVERYIQLEGCHYVDEIIPYETEQDLADMLQALHVQVRFIGEEYRDKDFTGRKYCVEEGIEIHYNKRTHRFSSHGLRKVVADKEAEKVLKG; the protein is encoded by the coding sequence ATGAGAATAGGAATTACATTTGGCGTTTTTGACCTGCTGCATGCGGGACATATCATGATGCTGGAAGAAGCCAAAAGAAACTGCGACTATTTGATCGTTGGACTGAATACTGACCCATCGGAGGTTGACCCGACAAAAAATAAACCCACACAAACGGTGGTGGAACGCTATATTCAACTGGAAGGTTGTCATTATGTGGATGAGATTATCCCCTATGAAACGGAGCAGGATCTAGCGGATATGTTGCAGGCGCTGCATGTGCAGGTGCGCTTTATTGGCGAGGAATATCGCGATAAGGATTTCACTGGCCGCAAGTACTGTGTGGAAGAGGGTATTGAAATCCACTACAACAAACGCACACACCGGTTTTCTAGCCATGGCTTACGTAAAGTGGTGGCCGACAAGGAAGCGGAAAAGGTGTTGAAGGGGTAG